GTCTctggaaaaaggggaaagtCATACTAGGCAGGAGTTTTGCCTACTATTTCTCATCAGCATTCGTAATATGTTCCCCAATAAATTGGGAAACACCATGGGATTTACTTTCAACTTCTAACTGTGTGTTACTTTGTTTCCCTGCTAATCTCctaactgaaagaaaatctgcatGTGTTTTCATGTTATATCTTTGATTTAGATGCTAATGGACAAGTGAGCGTGAAATTTGGTGTGCTCTTTGCTGATGAAAAGTGTGCCAACCTCTTTGAAGCCCTAGTGGGAACTCTTAAGGCTGCAAAACGGCGGAAGATTGTCACTTATCAAGGGGAGCTACTTTTACAAGGTGTTCATGATGATGTTGATATCATGCTGCTGCAGGACTGATGCAGTGTTTCAGCTATGCATTAATAGAATTGTTTGAGATAGTGGTTTGCATCATCCTCTGAATAAGGCTGATCATTCTAAGGtgttttgatgtattttctatATCTTTATAGTCAAAAGGAAACTgtaatattttggaaaacattcCCTTTTGTAATTCTTCCTAAAATGGTACTGTATGTAAGTAAGATAAAAGATGCCAGatcttgtgcattttttttttttttaaatctcaggtAATGCTCTCAAATGTCTGGTGGCTATTTTCAACAGATGAAGAAGGGGACTGGTAATTCAATGTTTACAAATCAAACTGTGCCatgaaagtataaaataaaagcacttaCTTAAATTTATGTAATTCTtatgctgtttctctttttatttgcattctgGAATGAAAGCAAACTGAACTCCTGTAAGGAACATAGTTAAGTAACTGTACAGAAGGGACGacagtgagaaagaaatgaT
This Phalacrocorax aristotelis chromosome 3, bGulAri2.1, whole genome shotgun sequence DNA region includes the following protein-coding sequences:
- the ABRACL gene encoding costars family protein ABRACL translates to MNVEHEISLLVEEIRRLGTKNANGQVSVKFGVLFADEKCANLFEALVGTLKAAKRRKIVTYQGELLLQGVHDDVDIMLLQD